From a single Centropristis striata isolate RG_2023a ecotype Rhode Island chromosome 14, C.striata_1.0, whole genome shotgun sequence genomic region:
- the LOC131984608 gene encoding toll-like receptor 13, whose product MGRLSFSLKRRLLVSLLCLLLHLNSSRGYSLKHCSVGFSQDASSEVVVDCGNAQLVAVPDDLPRDAGEIRLCYNHLRQINRGDFGKLSQLRILYLDSNQIFHVDDGAFIHLGALTELTMTNNQLSSLTGNMFQGLSNLTLLNLSRNNIKLIHPLAFQSLSRLQTVILNINKLQHLPDLQPILQLPNLHKLSIRDNLFPSFETKDLQLNVSSSLKVLDISDSKLERFSITTKIFPHLQMIDFSRCGHAEGLKWDIPDKTLLSNITELYFSIVPLKEIRKVLQSLDSLTHLTLNYMEMLINRGLLATVCRIPTLKTLVLINNNVANLSAKLSNCSQLIGLDLSVMKMSELPEGSLRLMTQLSSLNVETNFLSRVPDDIRSLSSLEILNLSDNLISGLNCEDFANTTRLTNLFLNTNRISKLDRCVFENLNELQVLDLSDNLLLTFGGVFKTGPQQLQLLDLGKNLVSILEKGDFQGLGSLKSLDVVSNNIGRVKHEAFQGLSSLRNLSVSLPLQLENDFRSLRQLENLTVYLFIEDSLKIPHPNFSKAFFQLKSLKVFTIICKGAHYSLPDIPAETLRAMRHLEDFTAENFYVSASDLNMVDFNPQLKSLTVHQSDMSGLEPEQFHPIPNLQLLDLSGTNVKTLDFLSRANLSALRCLKLRDNEITVIDESIFQSLPALTYLDLSVNPFTCDCSNAGFIQWAKNNNQTLVDNGHQYDCAFPAAQRGRKLLDFDVQSCWTDFGFLCFVSSTCLTLLTLLTSFTYHFLRWQLAYTFHLFLAFLYDSRKRKKGAAHQYDAFISYNVHDEAWVYREMLPVLEGEQGWRLCLHHRDFQPGKPIVENITDAIYGSRKTICVISRRYLQSEWCSREIQMASFRLFDEQKDVLILLFLEDIPARQLSPYHRMRKLVKRRTYLSWPLAGRHTGVFWQNVQRALETGDAPTETPNLLAASLPHCILSR is encoded by the exons ATGGGACGTTTGTCTTTCTCCTTAAAACGGAGACTTCTTGTCTCACTTCTGTGTCTCCTGCTTCATCTGAACTCTTCACGGGGTTATTCTCTGAAGCACTGCTCAGTCGGTTTCTCCCAGGATGCCTCCTCTGAGGTGGTTGTGGATTGTGGGAACGCTCAACTTGTGGCGGTTCCTGATGACCTCCCCAGAGACGCCGGCGAAATAAGACTCTGCTACAATCATCTCCGACAGATTAACAGGGGAGATTTCGGCAAACTGTCACAGCTGAGAATTTTGTACTTGGACTCAAATCAGATCTTTCACGTGGACGACGGAGCTTTTATCCACCTGGGGGCGTTGACGGAGCTCACAATGACCAACAACCAACTGAGCAGCCTGACAGGAAACATGTTCCAGGGATTGTCCAACCTCACCCTGCTCAACCTCAGCAGGAACAACATTAAGCTCATACACCCCTTGGCCTTCCAGTCCTTGTCCCGCCTACAAACTGTGATTCTCAACATAAACAAGCTGCAACATCTCCCCGACCTGCAGCCCATCCTCCAGCTGCCAAACCTGCACAAACTCAGCATCAGAGACAACCTCTTTCCGTCTTTTGAGACCAAAGATCTGCAGCTGAACGTGTCCTCCAGCCTGAAGGTGTTAGATATTTCTGATAGTAAGTTGGAAAGGTTCAGCATCACAACGAAGATCTTCCCTCACCTTCAGATGATCGATTTCTCTCGCTGCGGCCACGCTGAAGGACTGAAGTGGGACATACCTGACAAGACTCTACTGAGCAACATCACTGAGTTGTATTTCAGTATCGTTCCTCTTAAAGAGATCCGAAAAGTCCTGCAGAGTCTCGACTCACTGACGCATCTGACACTGAATTATATGGAGATGTTGATCAACAGAGGTCTCTTAGCTACAGTCTGCCGGATCCCGACACTGAAGACACTCGTCCTGATTAACAACAATGTTGCCAATTTAAGTGCCAAACTCTCAAACTGCTCTCAGCTCATTGGGCTCGATTTGTCCGTCATGAAAATGAGCGAGCTGCCTGAAGGCTCCCTACGACTGATGACGCAGCTCAGCTCCCTGAATGTAGAAACCAACTTCCTCTCCAGAGTGCCAGACGACATTCGGAGTCTCTCCTCCCTCGAGATCCTGAACCTCAGTGACAATCTGATCTCCGGGTTGAACTGTGAGGATTTCGCAAACACAACGCGGCTCACAAACCTTTTTCTGAACACCAACCGTATCTCCAAACTGGACAGGTGTGTCTTTGAGAATCTGAATGAGCTGCAGGTTTTAGATCTGAGCGACAACCTGTTGTTGACATTCGGCGGTGTCTTTAAAACCGGCCCgcagcagctccagctcctGGATTTGGGCAAAAACCTTGTATCTATTCTCGAAAAGGGTGATTTCCAAGGTTTAGGCTCCCTAAAAAGTTTGGATGTGGTGTCAAATAACATCGGAAGGGTGAAACATGAAGCTTTTCAAGGACTGAGCAGCCTCAGGAATCTCAGCGTGTCTCTGCCACTTCAGTTAGAAAATGACTTCAGAAGTTTACGGCAGCTAGAAAATCTGACAGTTTACTTGTTTATCGAAGACAGTCTCAAAATTCCTCATCCAAACTTTTCTAAAGCTTTCTTCCAGTTAAAGTCTTTGAAGGTTTTCACGATAATATGCAAAGGAGCTCACTATTCCTTGCCCGACATCCCGGCCGAGACGCTCCGTGCCATGAGACATTTAGAGGACTTCACAGCTGAGAACTTCTACGTGTCCGCCTCAGATCTGAACATGGTTGACTTCAATCCCCAGCTGAAGAGTCTCACAGTTCACCAGTCTGACATGTCCGGTTTAGAACCTGAGCAGTTTCATCCGATCCCAAACCTGCAGCTTCTCGATCTGTCCGGGACGAATGTCAAGACTTTGGACTTCCTGTCCCGGGCCAACCTGTCCGCCCTCAGATGTTTGAAACTAAGAGACAATGAGATCACAGTGATCGACGAGTCCATCTTCCAGTCTCTCCCCGCTCTAACATACCTGGACCTGTCCGTTAACCCTTTCACTTGTGACTGCTCCAACGCCGGATTCATCCAGTGGGCGAAGAACAACAACCAAACTCTGGTTGATAACGGACATCAGTACGACTGTGCCTTTCCTGCGGCTCAAAGGGGGAGAAAGCTGCTGGACTTTGACGTCCAGTCCTGTTGGACGGACTTTGGCTTCCTCTGCTTTGTTTCCAGCACCTGTCTGACTTTACTCACTCTCCTCACGTCCTTCACCTACCACTTCCTGAGGTGGCAGCTGGCCTACACCTTCCACCTCTTCCTGGCCTTCCTCTACGAcagcaggaagaggaagaagggcGCCGCTCATCAGTACGACGCCTTCATCTCCTACAACGTTCACGACGAGGCCTGGGTCTACAGGGAGATGCTTCCTGTGCTGGAAGGAGAGCAGGGCTGGAGACTGTGTCTGCACCACCGAGACTTCCAACCAG GTAAGCCCATCGTGGAGAACATCACAGACGCCATCTACGGCAGCAGGAAGACCATCTGTGTGATCAGCCGGCGCTACCTGCAGAGCGAGTGGTGCTCCAGAGAGATCCAGATGGCCAG CTTCCGTCTGTTCGACGAGCAGAAGGACGTGTTGATCCTGCTGTTTCTGGAGGACATCCCGGCCCGCCAGCTGTCTCCGTACCACCGCATGAGGAAGCTGGTGAAGAGACGCACCTACCTGAGCTGGCCGCTGGCCGGCCGCCACACGGGAGTCTTCTGGCAGAACGTCCAGAGAGCTCTGGAGACGGGGGACGCCCCCACCGAGACCCCCAACCTGCTCGCTGCCAGCCTGCCCCACTGTATTCTTTCAAGATAG